The genomic interval GATGATTGAGGAGGTTAAACGTAAAATTGAGCGGGCAAAAGAGGAAATTGCTGAGCTGAGCGAAAAAATTAAGCTTATTGATAAGTTAGAACAGTAATACTTAAGGTCATGCCACAGTCCTCATCTACCAAATACATTTTTGTTACCGGAGGAGTTGCTTCCTCGTTGGGTAAAGGGATAATCTCAGCTTCGTTAGGTAAACTTTTACAGAGTAGGGGATACACTGTAACCATCCAGAAGTTGGACCCATACATAAATGTTGACCCAGGAACACTCAACCCATACGAGCATGGCGAGTGCTACGTTACTGAGGATGGTGCCGAAACCGACCTTGACCTCGGGCACTACGAGCGCTTTATCAGTTTGCCCACATCGCAGCTTAACAATGTTACCACCGGTAAAATATACCAAACGGTAATCAGCAAGGAGAGGCGTGGCGATTACCTTGGCAAAACCGTTCAGGTTATTCCTCATATCACCGATGAAATAAAGCGCCGGATTAAGCTGCTTGGAACAAAAAATAAGCTTGATGTAGTTATTACCGAGATTGGCGGAACGGTTGGCGACATTGAGTCGCTACCATACATTGAGGCTGTACGTCAGCTTAAATGGGAGTTAGGCCCAAATAATTCAGCTTTTATTCACCTCACTCTTGTTCCTTTCCTTTCCGCGTCGGGTGAGCTAAAAACTAAACCCACGCAGCATTCCGTAAAGGAGTTGCTCGAGAACGGTATCCAGCCCGATGTGTTGGTGCTCCGCACCGAGAAGCATTTGAGCGACGATATCCGCCGAAAGGTAGCCCTTTTCTGTAACGTTGAACCCGAGGCGGTAGTGGAGTCAATTGATGTTAAAACCATCTACGAGGTTCCACTATTGATGCTCAAGGAGAAGCTGGATTTAACCATACTTCGTAAGCTTAACCTTCCTGCATCGGAGCCCAAGCTCGACGACTGGATTAGCTTTGTTAACCGGGTTAAGAATCCCAGCCATCGCGTTAAAATTGGATTGGTTGGTAAGTACGTTCAACTACCTGATGCTTATAAGTCAATCATTGAATCGTTCATTCATGCCGGGGCCGCCAACGACTGCAAGGTTGAGCTGGAGCTCATTCAATCCGAGGATATTAATGCTAGTAACCTTAGCGAGAAACTTGGTCATTTAAAGGGCATTCTGGTAGCACCAGGGTTTGGCCATAGAGGTATTGAGGGGAAAATTCTTGCGGTTAAATATGCTCGTGAGAACAAAGTTCCCTTCCTGGGAATATGCCTGGGTATGCAGTGTGCAGTTATTGAGTTTGCAAGGAATGTTCTTGGGTTAACCGATGCCAATTCAACCGAAA from Tenuifilum sp. 4138str carries:
- a CDS encoding CTP synthase, which encodes MPQSSSTKYIFVTGGVASSLGKGIISASLGKLLQSRGYTVTIQKLDPYINVDPGTLNPYEHGECYVTEDGAETDLDLGHYERFISLPTSQLNNVTTGKIYQTVISKERRGDYLGKTVQVIPHITDEIKRRIKLLGTKNKLDVVITEIGGTVGDIESLPYIEAVRQLKWELGPNNSAFIHLTLVPFLSASGELKTKPTQHSVKELLENGIQPDVLVLRTEKHLSDDIRRKVALFCNVEPEAVVESIDVKTIYEVPLLMLKEKLDLTILRKLNLPASEPKLDDWISFVNRVKNPSHRVKIGLVGKYVQLPDAYKSIIESFIHAGAANDCKVELELIQSEDINASNLSEKLGHLKGILVAPGFGHRGIEGKILAVKYARENKVPFLGICLGMQCAVIEFARNVLGLTDANSTEMVRTTPYPVIDLMEDQKGITDMGGTMRLGAYPCVVTKGSNAYKAYKKLEFSERHRHRYEFNNRYFEQFQNAGMIPVGINPDTNLVEIMELSDHPWFVGVQFHPEYSSTVLRPHPLFVDFVKAAINFNK